The proteins below come from a single Ictalurus punctatus breed USDA103 chromosome 24, Coco_2.0, whole genome shotgun sequence genomic window:
- the pdap1b gene encoding pdgfa associated protein 1b produces MPKGGKKGGHKGRMRTYTSPEEIDAQMKAEKERKKNEEAEEGGAVNDMKDDKLAGSGSEDSDDESSHKRKGVEGLIDIENPNRAAQKTKKVTELELEEPKQLSRREREEIEKQKAKERYMKMHLAGKTDQAKADLARLAIIRKQREEAAKKKEEERKAKEAAQAAQAAAKGLHTLSLK; encoded by the exons ATGCCTAAAGGAG GAAAGAAGGGTGGACATAAGGGTCGGATGAGAACGTACACAAGTCCCGAAGAGATAGATGCTCAGATGAAAGCTGAAAAAGAACGAAAAAAG aATGAAGAGGCGGAAGAAGGAGGAGCAGTGAATGATATGAAGGATGACAAATTGGCAGGATCCGGTTCAGAGGACAGTGATGATGAAAGCTCTCAC aaaagaaaaggtgTGGAGGGATTAATAGACATTGAAAACCCTAATCGTGCTGCTCAGAAAACCAAGAAAGTAACAGAACTAGAACTTGAGGAACCCAAACAGCTTTCTAGAAGAGAGAG AGAGGAGATCGAAAAACAGAAGGCCAAAGAAAGATACATGAAGATGCATTTAGCAGGAAAGACAGATCAAGCCAAAGCAGACTTAGCCCGGCTTGCGATAATTCGAAAGCAACGTGAAGAGgctgcaaagaaaaaagaagaggaaaggaaag CGAAAGAAGCAGCACAAGCAGCACAGGCAGCAGCAAAAGGACTTCATACACTGTCCCTGAAATGA
- the atp5mf gene encoding ATP synthase subunit f, mitochondrial → MADRPVPIAEKRLMDVKLSQLPSWLGTRDFTPNGLIGSVRRGYERYYNKYINVKKGGFGGVAMILAGYVVLSYVWEYDHIKHDRWRKYH, encoded by the exons TGCCCATTGCTGAGAAGAGGCTCATGGATGTGAAGCTCAGTCAGCTGCCATCCTGGCTCGGTACGAGGGACTTCACTCCTAACGGCCTCATCGGCTCTGTTCGCAGAG gctatGAAAGATATTACAACAAGTACATTAACGTGAAGAAGGGAGGATTTGGTGGTGTAGCCATGATCCTTGCTGGTTACGTTGTACTCAGTTATGTTTGGGAATACGATCATATTA AGCATGACCGCTGGAGGAAGTACCATTGA
- the bud31 gene encoding protein BUD31 homolog has product MPKVKRSRKPPPDGWELIEPTLDELDQKMREAETEPHEGKRKVESLWPIFRLHHQRSRYIFDLFYKRKAISRELYDYCIKEGYADKNLIAKWKKQGYENLCCLRCIQTRDTNFGTNCICRVPKGKLEVGRIIECTHCGCRGCSG; this is encoded by the exons ATGCCCAAAGTGAAGAGAAGTAGAAAGCCACCCCCGGACGGTTGGGAGCTGATCGAGCCCACTCTTGATGAATTGGATCAGAAAATGAGGGAAG CGGAAACCGAGCCTCATGAGGGTAAACGGAAAGTCGAGTCCCTTTGGCCAATATTCAGACTTCATCACCAGCGGAGCCGCTACATTTTCGACCTGTTTTACAAAAGAAAAGCAATCAGCAGAG AGCTCTATGATTACTGTATAAAAGAAGGCTATGCTGACAAGAATCTCATTGCGAAGTGGAAGAAGCAGGGCTACGAAAATCTGTGCTGTCTTCGCTGCATTCAGACACGAGACACCAATTTTGGAACAAATTGCATATGCAGAGTCCCCAAAGGCAAACTGGAAGTG GGTCGTATCATTGAGTGCACTCACTGTGGATGCAGAGGATGTTCCGGATGA
- the cpsf4 gene encoding cleavage and polyadenylation specificity factor subunit 4 (The RefSeq protein has 2 substitutions compared to this genomic sequence) has product MQEIIANADHFKFDLEIAVEQQLGAQPLPFPGMDKSGAAVCEFFMRSACLKGGMCPFRHISREKTVVCKHWLRGLCKKGDQCEFLHEYDMTKMPECYFYSKFGECSNKECPFLHIDPESKIKDCPWYDRGFCKHGPDCRHRHTRRVICVNYLVGFCPEGKSCKFMHPRFELPMGTNEQPPLPQQAQTQQKQNAQNLNRSSLSLIQLTSNNSIANINHQKPPHILGASQPQNNTGGPRGPRPLDQVTCYKCGEKGHYANKCTKGHLAFLSGQ; this is encoded by the exons atgcaggaAATAATTGCCAACGCTGATCACTTCAAGTTTGATCTGGAGATTGCGGTCGAGCAGCAGTTAGGGGCTCAACCGCTGCCGTTTCCAGGAATGGACA AATCAGGTGCAGCTGTGTGCGAGTTTTTCATGAGATCTGCTTGTCTGAAAG GTGGGATGTGTCCTTTTCGGCACATTAGCGGAGAGAAGACAGTGGTTTGTAAACATTGGCTTCGAGGATTATGCAAGAAAGGAGATCAGTGCGAATTTCTACACGAGTATGACATGACGAAGATGCCCGAATGCTATTTCTACTCCAAATTTG GGGAATGCAGTAATAAAGAATGTCCTTTCTTGCACATTGACCCGGAATCTAAGATTAAAGACTGTCCGTGGTATGACCGAGGGTTTTGCAAGCACG GCCCGGATTGccgacacagacacacacggagGGTGATCTGTGTTAATTATCTAGTAGGCTTCTGTCCTGAGGGCAAGTCCTGCAAGTTTATGCA CCCACGCTTTGAGCTGCCTATGGGGACGAATGAACAGCCACCTCTGCCTCAGCAAGCTCAGACCCAGCaaaag CAAAACGCACAGAACTTGAACAGATCATCGTTGTCACTGATCCAGTTAACCAGCAACAACTCCATTGCTAACATCAACCATCAAAAACCTCCACACATTCTCGGAGCTTCACAGCCTCAGAACAACACGGGCGGCTCCCGAGGCCCTCGCCCGCTGGACCAGGTCACGTGTTACAAG tgtggagAGAAGGGACATTACGCAAACAAATGCACAAAAGGACACCTGGCTTTCCTAAGTGGACAGTGA
- the cpsf4 gene encoding cleavage and polyadenylation specificity factor subunit 4 isoform X1, with product MRSACLKGGMCPFRHISGEKTVVCKHWLRGLCKKGDQCEFLHEYDMTKMPECYFYSKFGECSNKECPFLHIDPESKIKDCPWYDRGFCKHGPDCRHRHTRRVICVNYLVGFCPEGKSCKFMHPRFELPMGTNEQPPLPQQAQTQQKQNAQNLNRSSLSLIQLTSNNSIANINHQKPPHILGASQPQNNTGGSRGPRPLDQVTCYKCGEKGHYANKCTKGHLAFLSGQ from the exons ATGAGATCTGCTTGTCTGAAAG GTGGGATGTGTCCTTTTCGGCACATTAGCGGAGAGAAGACAGTGGTTTGTAAACATTGGCTTCGAGGATTATGCAAGAAAGGAGATCAGTGCGAATTTCTACACGAGTATGACATGACGAAGATGCCCGAATGCTATTTCTACTCCAAATTTG GGGAATGCAGTAATAAAGAATGTCCTTTCTTGCACATTGACCCGGAATCTAAGATTAAAGACTGTCCGTGGTATGACCGAGGGTTTTGCAAGCACG GCCCGGATTGccgacacagacacacacggagGGTGATCTGTGTTAATTATCTAGTAGGCTTCTGTCCTGAGGGCAAGTCCTGCAAGTTTATGCA CCCACGCTTTGAGCTGCCTATGGGGACGAATGAACAGCCACCTCTGCCTCAGCAAGCTCAGACCCAGCaaaag CAAAACGCACAGAACTTGAACAGATCATCGTTGTCACTGATCCAGTTAACCAGCAACAACTCCATTGCTAACATCAACCATCAAAAACCTCCACACATTCTCGGAGCTTCACAGCCTCAGAACAACACGGGCGGCTCCCGAGGCCCTCGCCCGCTGGACCAGGTCACGTGTTACAAG tgtggagAGAAGGGACATTACGCAAACAAATGCACAAAAGGACACCTGGCTTTCCTAAGTGGACAGTGA